The sequence TCGGGGAGATTAAGAACCGGATTCAGAGCGGCTACAACCTGCGCGAAATCATTGACCACATTGACGAACTGCGCTTCCGCTCTCAGACCGAAAAACACGAGCTATCCCACCTCTACGAGGCCAAGATCAAGAACATGGGCAACGCTGGGCGCAACGGTGGCGAATATTATACCCCGCGCCCCCTCATTCGCGCCATGGTCCGCGTGGTGCAACCCAGGATCGGCGAGCGCATCTACGACGGTGCGGTTGGGTCGGCTGGTTTCTTGTGCGAATCGTTCGATTACCTGAAAGAAACGTACCCCAAGCGCACCACCGCCCAGGATCGCATCCTCCAGGAACGCACCTTCTACGGGAAGGAGAAGAAATCCCTCGCCTACGTCATCGCCATCATGAACCTGATCCTGCATGGCATCGAGGCTCCCAACATCATCCACACCAATACCCTTACCGAGAACCTCGCCGATATTCAGGAAAAAGACCGCGTGGACGTCGTCATGGCCAATCCCCCCTTCGGCGGTAAGGAACGCCCGGAGGTCCAGCAGAATTTCCCCATCCGCACCGGCGAGACCGCGTTTCTATTTCTCCAGCACTTCATCAAAATCCTGAAAGCGGGAGGGCGCGGTGGCATTGTCATTAAGAACACCTTCCTGTCCAATACCGATAACGCCTCCGTCAGCCTCCGCAAACTCCTGCTGGAAACCTGCAACCTGCACACCGTCCTCGA is a genomic window of Verrucomicrobiota bacterium containing:
- a CDS encoding N-6 DNA methylase, whose protein sequence is GEIKNRIQSGYNLREIIDHIDELRFRSQTEKHELSHLYEAKIKNMGNAGRNGGEYYTPRPLIRAMVRVVQPRIGERIYDGAVGSAGFLCESFDYLKETYPKRTTAQDRILQERTFYGKEKKSLAYVIAIMNLILHGIEAPNIIHTNTLTENLADIQEKDRVDVVMANPPFGGKERPEVQQNFPIRTGETAFLFLQHFIKILKAGGRGGIVIKNTFLSNTDNASVSLRKLLLETCNLHTVLDCPGGTFQGAGVKTVVLFFEKGAPTRKTWYYQLDPGRNLGKTNPLNDDDLAEFVKLQKTFADSPKSWTVDAKTIDQTTFDLSVKNPDGGEEITHRTPKAIMEEIAALDAESAEVLKNIKRLL